The genomic window GCTCGAGGAGAAGTGCAGCCGGATGACCAACGTGAAGCTCGAGTTCTTCGAGCCCCCGGCGGTCCCCGGGTTCGGCACCGCCGGCGGCATCTCCATGCTCGTGCTCGACATGACCTTCTCCGCCAACTACCAGTACCTGGGGGAGGTCACGACCAAGTTCATGAACGCCCTGAAGAAGCGCAAGGAGGTGACGAACCTGTTCACCTTCTACGCCGCCAATTACCCCCAGTACGAGCTGATCGTCAACAACGACGTGGCGATGCAGAAGGGCGTCTCGATCAAGGCGGCGATGGACAACCTGAACATCCTGATCGGCAGCACCTGGGAGCAGGGGTTCATCCGCTTCAACCAGTTCTACAAGGTCTTCGTGCAGGCCCGCCCGGAGTTCCGCCGCTACCCCGAGGACCTGGACAACCTCTTCGTCAAGAACGAGAAGGGGGACATGGTCCCCTATTCGGCGTTCATGACCCTCGAGAAGAAGCAGGGCCTCAACGAGATCACCCGCTACAACCTCTTCACCTCCGCCGCCATCCAGTGCGCGCCGGCCCCCGGCTACAGCACGGGCCAGGCGATCCAGGCCATCAAGGAGGTCGGCGCCGAGACGCTGCCCCGCGGCTTCGAGGTGGGCTGGTCGGGCCTCGCCTACGACGAGGCCCGCAAGGGGAACGAGGCGGTGTACATCTTCCTGATCGTCGTCGCGTTCGTGTACCTGGTGCTGGTCGGCCAGTACGAGAGCTTCATCCTGCCGCTGGCGGTGATCCTGTCGCTGCCGGTCGGCGTCTTCGGCTCGTTCTTCTTCCTCCGGCTGATGGGCCTGGCGAACGACGTGTACGCCCAGATCGGCCTGGTCATGCTGGTCGGCCTGCTCGGCAAGAACGCGATCCTGATCGTGGAGTTCGCGGTCCAGCGGCGCCTGGAGGGTGCATCGTTCCTGGACGCGGCCGTGGACGGGGCGAAGCTCCGGTTCCGGCCGATCCAGATGACCTCCTTCGCCTTCATCGCCGGCCTCCTCCCGCTCGTCGTGGCGACCGGCGCGGGTGCGATCGGCAACCGGACCATCGGCACCACGGGCGCCGGCGGCATGCTCGTCGGCACGGTCTTCGGCGTCCTGATCATCCCGGGGCTCTACTACCTCTTCGGGAAGCTCAGCGGCGGGCAGAAGAAGCTCCTCGTGACCGAGTCGTCCTCCCCTTTGAGCGAGGTGCCCGAGCGCGACGCCGTCGGGGCCCATCACGAGAACGGCCACGCCTCATGAGGCGGCGCGGACGATCCGCACGGCGACCGTCGAGCCGCGCCCCGTGGCGGTGACTCGCGAACGACTGGAGGCTCCGCAGTCGCCCATGCACCCGCGGCGAAACGCTCCGACCGGAGCGTCATGCGCTTCTGCCGCGACCGCCGCGATGAATGGAGGAAGAGCGGGTTCGCCTCTGCCCGGCGCCGCTGGCGGCCACCGGCGGCCACCGCGTCGGCGACCGCCCCGGCCGTGTCGAGCCCGTCGCCGTCGGGCGCCGGCCCAAGCCCGACGACCCGATCACAGTCTCCATGGCCGAGGCTCGCAAGCGATGGATAGGGGCTGCCTGACGACGAATCCGAGTGCCATTCGCACCTGACCCCTTTCCTTCGACACGCTTGCCCTCCGTTTGGACCTCTTCGCCCGCTGCCGACGACGGAGGCTGGGAGGCCCCGTTAGCCCGCGTCCCGTTCGCCCGGCCGAGGTTCAGCTTCGTCCCCGTTTCGGCCCATCCCGTTACTCGGTCCGTCGCGGGAGGAGGTCCGCGACGGCGATTCGGGCGACGGCGGCCCCGTCCAGCACCTCGCACGAACCACCCGGCCCCGGCCAGCGCCGCCGTCAGGGCTTGCTGCACCAGGTCGCTCGAGACGCAAGCCGCGTCGCCTCTGGTCATCTTGCCCACGATCCTGTCGCTCAGCTCAACCGGCGCGTTCGGGTGGCTCACGCCCGTGGCGATCAGTCGCTCGTATTGCTCGACGCTCATGCGGCGCCGCGGCGGCCGGGAGTGTTGCGCGGCCGCCTCCTGCCCGATCGTCGTAATCGCCATGCCTCCGTTGCCGGGTGACTCACCGACCGACTTCCGCCTTCTCGCGACGAGCACGCGGCAACACGGCCATGGGATTGCAAGCCGCCAGGCTCAGGCCGCCCCCCTTGGAGACTTTTGCAATCCGAGTCCCTTATCCCGATCCGAGCAAGCCTGATCCCCTGATCTGATCCCGGCGGCTTGCACTTTCGCCTCCGTCGGAGAGGCCCTGGCCATCATTCCGTCCCCGGCTCCGGGCATGGTCCGACCAGGCTCCGAACCCGAGAAGATTCCCGTCACCATTTACTCCGGATGGAGGAAGAGCCAACAGCGGAGTAAGGGCCCGGGCAAAAATAACCTGAGCAACTGGAGTATCGCTGGACGGCCAGTGACGTTATCCTCTGGCCGTGCAGGATGCCACTCGCATTGAACGGATTCGGGCGAAGTTCTGCGCCCTGGACGCAGTCCTGGATGAGAGGTCCAGGCGGCAGTGGGCGGCCGCGGAGGCGCGCGAATACGGGTACGGCGGTGTGACTGCCCTATCCCTCGCCACGGGGTTGGCTCGCAACACGATCGCGGCCGGAATGCGGGAGCTCGAGTATCGCGAACTCCACCCCGACGAACCGGTCTCGACCCGGCTGCGACACAGCGGCGCGGGGCGGAAGCGCCGGACCGAGGCCGATCCCGACCTGGCCGCGGCGCTGGAGGCGCTGCTGGAGCCGCTGACGCGGGGCGACCCGATGTCGCCGTTGCGCTGGACGTGCAAGAGCACGCGACGGTTGGCGGCAGAGTTGAGCGGGCAGGGGCATCGGGTCGGCTACCGCACGGTGGCGTGGCTGCTCCACGAGGCCGGCTACAGCCTGCAGGCCAACCGCAAGACCCGCGAGGGGAACCAGCACCCCGACCGGAACGCCCAGTTCGAGTTCATCAACGCACAGGCGGCGCGGTTCCAGAAGCGGCGCCAGCCGGTGATCTCGGTGGACACGAAGAAGAAGGAGTTGATCGGGGATTTCAAGAACGGCGGCCGCGAGTGGCGCCCCGAGGGGCGGCCGGAGCCGGTGCGCGTCCACGACTTCCGGGACAAGGAGCTGGGCAAGGCGATCCCCTACGGCGTGTACGACGTGACCAACAACCAGGGCTGGGTCAGCGTGGGGATCGATCATGACACCGCCTACTTCGCGGCCGCGAGCATCGGCCGATGGTGGCGAGAGATGGGGGCCCCCCGCTTCCCCCGCGCGACCGAGTTGTTCATCACCGCGGACGGCGGGGGCAGCAACGGTTACCGCACCCGGTTGTGGAAGGTGGCGTTGCAGGGCCTGGCCGATCAGATCGGCCTGAAGCTAACGGTGAGCCACTTCCCGCCGGGCACGAGCAAGTGGAACAAGGTGGAGCACCGGCTGTTCAGCTTCATCACACAGAACTGGCGAGGCAAGCCGCTGGTGAGCGTCCAGGTCATCGTCAACTTGATCGCCGCCACGCGAACCAAGAAGGGCCTGGTTGTGAGAGCCGCGCTCGATGAAGGCAAGTACGAGACGGGCATCATTGTGACCGACGAGCAAATGGCCGGGCTCCAGTTGAAGCCCGCTAGCTTCCACGGCGAATGGAATTACACCATCAAGCCGCGCTCGAGAACTTGATCAGTTTATTTTTGCCCGGTCCCTAAGCCCAAGGGGAAGCCGAAAGAGGATAGCCCAGAGGGGGGCATTCTGGTTCACGGCAGACCATCAGGAAGATCGAGCAACGGCC from Aquisphaera giovannonii includes these protein-coding regions:
- a CDS encoding ISAzo13 family transposase; the encoded protein is MQDATRIERIRAKFCALDAVLDERSRRQWAAAEAREYGYGGVTALSLATGLARNTIAAGMRELEYRELHPDEPVSTRLRHSGAGRKRRTEADPDLAAALEALLEPLTRGDPMSPLRWTCKSTRRLAAELSGQGHRVGYRTVAWLLHEAGYSLQANRKTREGNQHPDRNAQFEFINAQAARFQKRRQPVISVDTKKKELIGDFKNGGREWRPEGRPEPVRVHDFRDKELGKAIPYGVYDVTNNQGWVSVGIDHDTAYFAAASIGRWWREMGAPRFPRATELFITADGGGSNGYRTRLWKVALQGLADQIGLKLTVSHFPPGTSKWNKVEHRLFSFITQNWRGKPLVSVQVIVNLIAATRTKKGLVVRAALDEGKYETGIIVTDEQMAGLQLKPASFHGEWNYTIKPRSRT